Proteins from a genomic interval of Deltaproteobacteria bacterium:
- a CDS encoding integron integrase, with protein MATIEGAVATGALAAWIHVRERDVQARPRRLLDQVRDAIRTRHYSRRTERAYVGWIRRFILFHGKRHPATMGAAEVSHFLSFLAVEAKVSASTQNQALAALLFLYGQVLGVELPWLDDLVRAAKPRRLPVVLSREEVRSVLTHVRGTPRLMAVLLYGTGMRVLECARLRVKDVDFEANHIVVRSGKGDKDRVTLLPAAIRPLVRSHLEQVRRRHEADLLAGAGWVALPEALARKYANAGREWPWQWVFPATRTYRDPETRQWRRHHLHESVLQRAVHEAVRIAGISKPASCHTLRHSFATHLLEDGYDIRTVQELLGHRDVTTTMIYTHVLNQGPGAVRSPLDGLLVSSGRDADASLPPPSPRPPRAYLAVPRKPTPRHDRQRT; from the coding sequence ATGGCCACGATCGAGGGAGCGGTGGCGACCGGCGCGCTCGCAGCGTGGATACACGTACGCGAGCGCGACGTGCAGGCACGGCCACGACGCCTCTTGGATCAGGTCCGCGATGCGATCCGGACCCGTCACTACAGCCGCCGCACCGAGCGCGCTTACGTGGGCTGGATTCGGCGTTTCATCCTCTTCCACGGCAAGCGCCATCCCGCGACGATGGGTGCCGCCGAGGTCTCACATTTCCTGTCGTTTCTAGCCGTCGAGGCGAAGGTCAGCGCCTCCACGCAAAACCAGGCGCTCGCGGCGCTGCTCTTCCTGTACGGTCAGGTGCTCGGTGTCGAGCTCCCATGGCTCGACGACCTCGTGCGCGCCGCGAAGCCCCGCCGACTCCCGGTCGTCCTCTCCCGCGAGGAGGTCCGCTCCGTCCTCACGCACGTTCGCGGCACGCCACGACTCATGGCCGTCCTCCTCTACGGCACCGGCATGCGCGTCCTCGAGTGCGCCAGGCTCCGCGTCAAGGACGTCGACTTCGAGGCCAACCACATCGTCGTCCGGAGCGGGAAGGGCGACAAGGACCGCGTCACCCTGCTGCCCGCTGCGATCCGACCGCTCGTGCGGTCACACCTCGAGCAAGTACGACGCCGCCACGAAGCCGATCTCCTGGCCGGAGCCGGCTGGGTAGCCCTTCCGGAGGCACTCGCACGGAAATACGCGAACGCCGGCCGCGAGTGGCCTTGGCAATGGGTCTTCCCCGCCACCCGTACGTACCGTGATCCGGAGACCCGTCAGTGGCGCCGTCACCATCTCCACGAGAGCGTTCTCCAGCGCGCCGTCCACGAGGCCGTCCGCATCGCCGGGATCTCCAAGCCGGCCTCGTGCCACACCCTCCGACACTCGTTCGCCACGCATCTGCTCGAAGACGGCTACGACATCCGTACCGTCCAAGAATTGCTCGGCCACCGTGACGTGACGACCACCATGATCTACACCCACGTCCTCAACCAGGGCCCCGGCGCCGTGCGCTCTCCCCTGGACGGCCTGCTTGTATCCTCCGGCCGCGACGCCGATGCCTCGCTTCCGCC